A part of Flavobacteriaceae bacterium GSB9 genomic DNA contains:
- a CDS encoding bifunctional folylpolyglutamate synthase/dihydrofolate synthase: MTYQNTLNWMFSQLPMYQRQGSAAFKKDLSNTLKLSKHLNFPEKNFKSVHVAGTNGKGSTSHMLASILQEAGYKVGLYTSPHLKDFRERIRINGKPVDEEFVVCFIEQNKPFFESNKLSFFEMTVGMAFDYFSKENVDIAIVEVGLGGRLDSTNIITPEVSVITNIGLDHTQFLGTTLKEIASEKAGIIKPRVPVVIGETQSETTTVFKEIAYKNGAEIIFADQENHGIYKSDLLGSYQQKNIKTVVETIKFLQKKGYKVSETNLKDGLLNVAKNSGLLGRWQVLGIKPKIVCDTGHNREGLSLVMNQINGESFEKLHIVFGVVNDKDLSLVLDLLPKKAIYYFCKPDIPRGLDTGSLKDQFLKQGFKGEAYSSVNEAYKSALNQANEDDFIFVGGSTFVVAEII; the protein is encoded by the coding sequence ATGACATACCAAAACACATTAAATTGGATGTTTTCGCAACTTCCTATGTATCAGCGTCAGGGTAGTGCGGCATTTAAAAAAGACCTGTCGAATACTTTAAAGCTTTCAAAGCACTTAAACTTTCCTGAAAAAAACTTTAAATCGGTTCACGTAGCCGGTACTAATGGAAAGGGCTCTACCAGCCATATGCTTGCATCTATTTTACAAGAAGCGGGATACAAGGTGGGATTGTACACCTCCCCCCATTTAAAAGACTTTAGGGAACGTATTAGGATTAACGGAAAACCTGTAGATGAAGAGTTTGTTGTTTGTTTTATTGAACAGAATAAACCTTTTTTTGAGAGCAATAAGTTATCGTTTTTTGAAATGACCGTCGGTATGGCATTCGATTATTTCTCTAAGGAAAATGTTGATATAGCCATAGTAGAAGTAGGTTTGGGCGGACGTCTAGATTCAACAAATATTATCACCCCAGAGGTGTCTGTGATTACTAATATAGGTTTGGATCACACGCAGTTTTTAGGTACAACGCTAAAAGAAATTGCTTCCGAGAAAGCTGGTATAATAAAACCAAGAGTGCCAGTAGTTATTGGTGAAACACAAAGCGAGACGACAACGGTATTTAAAGAAATAGCATACAAGAACGGGGCTGAAATAATATTTGCAGACCAAGAAAATCATGGTATTTATAAATCTGATTTGCTTGGCAGCTACCAGCAAAAAAATATAAAGACCGTTGTTGAAACTATAAAATTTTTGCAAAAGAAAGGATACAAGGTGTCCGAAACAAACTTAAAGGATGGGTTGTTGAATGTAGCTAAAAATTCTGGTTTGTTAGGGCGCTGGCAGGTTTTAGGAATTAAACCAAAAATAGTGTGCGATACAGGTCACAACCGTGAAGGCCTAAGTTTGGTTATGAACCAAATAAATGGAGAGAGCTTTGAGAAGTTACATATTGTTTTTGGAGTTGTAAACGATAAGGATTTAAGTTTGGTTTTAGACCTATTGCCCAAAAAAGCTATCTATTATTTTTGTAAGCCAGATATACCTCGAGGATTAGATACAGGAAGCCTAAAAGACCAATTTTTAAAACAAGGTTTTAAAGGAGAGGCTTATAGTTCTGTTAATGAGGCTTATAAATCTGCTTTAAATCAAGCTAACGAAGACGATTTTATTTTTGTTGGTGGAAGTACGTTTGTGGTAGCCGAAATAATTTGA
- a CDS encoding energy transducer TonB: MKYFKTKHERNSAKLTALITVIIVLLLFVVGTKYMDPPEEYGVAVNFGNSNVGSGNVQPLKPVKSEPKKVEEQPQPDVSKSEPEPAKSSEVKEEVLTADNAEEIAIKKQKEAEARAKAIAEAKAKAEAERIAKEKREQEEKKKKLDALIGGVSKSEGTETGSEGNDSQVGDKGQLDGNPYAPSYFGGQGTGSGGVGYGLNGRGKASFKRLKQDCNESGMVIVKIVVNQNGNVVEAVPGVRGTTNTAQCLLEPAKKIALSHKWPADSKAPTRQIGFVSVNFQLSQ; this comes from the coding sequence ATGAAATACTTTAAGACCAAACATGAAAGGAACTCAGCGAAATTAACCGCTTTAATTACGGTTATTATCGTTTTGTTGCTGTTTGTGGTTGGAACAAAGTATATGGATCCTCCAGAAGAATACGGTGTTGCCGTTAATTTTGGTAATTCTAATGTCGGAAGCGGCAACGTTCAGCCCTTAAAACCAGTGAAGTCTGAACCTAAAAAGGTTGAAGAACAGCCACAGCCCGACGTGTCTAAATCAGAACCAGAACCTGCAAAGTCATCTGAGGTGAAAGAAGAAGTTTTAACTGCCGATAATGCTGAAGAAATCGCCATAAAAAAGCAAAAAGAGGCAGAAGCCCGAGCTAAAGCAATAGCTGAAGCAAAAGCCAAGGCTGAAGCAGAGCGGATTGCTAAAGAAAAGCGCGAACAAGAAGAAAAGAAAAAAAAGTTGGACGCTTTGATTGGTGGCGTAAGCAAATCTGAAGGAACTGAAACTGGTAGCGAAGGAAACGATAGCCAAGTAGGTGATAAAGGGCAGTTGGATGGTAACCCGTATGCTCCAAGCTATTTTGGGGGCCAAGGAACAGGCAGTGGTGGTGTAGGTTACGGACTTAATGGTCGTGGTAAAGCATCCTTTAAGAGATTGAAGCAAGATTGCAACGAATCGGGTATGGTAATCGTCAAAATTGTTGTAAATCAAAATGGCAATGTTGTAGAAGCCGTTCCAGGTGTAAGGGGGACAACTAACACAGCGCAATGCTTGCTTGAACCAGCCAAAAAAATAGCTTTATCACATAAGTGGCCTGCAGATTCCAAAGCACCAACCCGTCAAATAGGTTTCGTTAGTGTTAACTTCCAACTTAGTCAGTAA
- a CDS encoding biopolymer transporter ExbD → MNFRGRNKVTPEFNMSSMTDIVFLLLIFFMIASTLVTTNAIDILLPKASGKTENKKSVAVSIKKDLTYYIDQKRVGESVLENELLAALSSQEKPTIVLRAEKSVPVENVVKVMDIANRNKFKVILAVKPK, encoded by the coding sequence ATGAATTTTAGAGGAAGAAATAAAGTTACGCCAGAATTCAATATGTCGTCCATGACGGATATTGTATTTCTGTTGCTTATCTTTTTTATGATAGCATCTACCTTGGTCACCACTAATGCCATTGATATCTTGTTGCCCAAGGCTAGTGGTAAAACCGAAAATAAAAAATCGGTAGCCGTTAGCATAAAAAAAGATTTAACTTATTATATAGACCAAAAGCGCGTTGGTGAAAGTGTGCTGGAGAACGAATTGTTAGCAGCTCTGTCTTCTCAAGAAAAGCCAACCATTGTTTTGAGGGCCGAAAAATCGGTGCCCGTTGAAAATGTGGTAAAAGTTATGGATATTGCCAACAGGAATAAGTTTAAGGTAATCCTTGCGGTTAAGCCAAAATAA
- a CDS encoding MotA/TolQ/ExbB proton channel family protein, protein MLNTLIQNTQEGAEVPIDGESVEKTLSIIELITSGGVAGQVIIALLFLLLVGAIYIYFERIFAIKAASNVDANFMNQIKDHVSNGKIDSAQMLCAQVNSPVSRLIGKGISRIGKPLADINTAIENAGRLEIYGLEKNISILATISGAAPMIGFLGTVIGMILAIFELANAGGTIEMDVLASGLYTAMTTTVAGLIVGIVAYMAYNHLVVKTDKVVYKMEANSLEFLDHLNEPT, encoded by the coding sequence ATGCTAAACACATTGATACAAAACACACAAGAAGGTGCAGAAGTGCCTATTGATGGTGAATCGGTTGAAAAAACACTTTCAATAATTGAGTTGATTACGAGTGGAGGAGTTGCTGGACAAGTAATAATAGCCCTTTTATTTTTATTACTCGTTGGTGCCATCTACATCTATTTTGAACGTATTTTTGCCATAAAAGCAGCATCAAATGTAGATGCTAATTTCATGAATCAAATTAAAGACCACGTGAGCAACGGAAAAATTGATTCAGCGCAAATGCTTTGTGCGCAAGTTAATTCACCTGTTTCTCGCTTAATTGGTAAAGGTATTTCAAGAATAGGAAAACCATTGGCCGATATCAATACGGCTATTGAAAATGCTGGCCGATTGGAAATTTATGGACTCGAGAAGAACATCAGTATTTTGGCTACGATTTCTGGTGCAGCACCCATGATTGGATTCCTAGGAACTGTAATTGGTATGATTTTGGCAATATTCGAACTAGCCAATGCTGGCGGTACCATAGAAATGGATGTATTGGCAAGCGGACTTTACACAGCCATGACCACCACGGTTGCTGGTTTAATTGTTGGTATTGTGGCTTATATGGCGTATAACCATCTGGTAGTAAAAACAGATAAAGTTGTCTATAAAATGGAAGCCAATTCTCTAGAGTTTTTAGACCACTTAAACGAACCAACCTAG
- the nhaD gene encoding sodium:proton antiporter NhaD: MESAIIFVFVMGYLAITLEHSIKIDKLIPALVMMAICWALIALGIDNFPQWFDSGAHALLENFGLLGHEEKMHLMEETLLHHLGKTSEILVFLLGAMTIVEIIDYFDGFSTIKGFIKTKKKSKILWIFAILAFILSAIIDNLTATIVLISILQKIVKDREVRIWYAGLIIIAANAGGAWSPIGDVTTTMLWIGNKVTTGHLVGYLLVPSFLCMAVPTLIASFLPAFKGELEMPESNDKDKHRFSSTMLYLGLGAIVFVPIFKTATHLPPYVGMMLSLGIVATFAEIYSSTKFSLTHHDAEESDAHAHHSPVHYSLSKIELPSILFFLGILMAVAALESLGILFGFAASLQESMPMMGTELHHAGVSDLVVLLLGVGSAVIDNVPLVAASLGMFSEPMDNELWHFIAYSAGTGGSMLIIGSAAGVVAMGMEKIDFFWYLRKIAWLAFVGFLVGAAAFMVTRTLF; the protein is encoded by the coding sequence ATGGAATCAGCGATTATTTTCGTATTTGTTATGGGCTATTTAGCCATCACTTTAGAGCATAGTATAAAAATAGACAAACTCATACCAGCATTGGTAATGATGGCCATTTGTTGGGCATTGATTGCTCTGGGTATTGATAACTTTCCGCAATGGTTCGATTCGGGCGCGCATGCTTTACTAGAAAACTTTGGGCTCTTGGGGCATGAGGAAAAAATGCACCTTATGGAAGAAACCTTATTACACCATTTAGGGAAAACTTCCGAAATATTGGTGTTCCTTTTAGGAGCCATGACTATTGTTGAAATTATTGATTATTTTGATGGATTTTCAACTATTAAAGGGTTTATTAAAACCAAAAAGAAATCCAAAATACTATGGATTTTCGCAATTTTAGCATTTATACTATCTGCTATAATAGATAACTTAACAGCTACAATAGTATTGATTTCAATACTTCAAAAAATTGTTAAAGATAGAGAGGTGCGTATTTGGTACGCAGGTTTGATTATTATAGCTGCCAATGCCGGAGGGGCATGGTCTCCAATTGGTGATGTAACAACAACTATGTTATGGATTGGCAACAAAGTCACAACAGGCCATTTGGTAGGATACTTATTGGTGCCATCGTTTTTATGTATGGCGGTACCTACCCTTATTGCGAGCTTTTTACCTGCCTTTAAAGGCGAATTGGAAATGCCAGAATCAAACGATAAAGATAAGCACCGCTTTAGTTCTACAATGTTGTATCTTGGTTTAGGGGCGATTGTATTTGTGCCTATATTTAAAACGGCGACTCATTTACCGCCATATGTGGGTATGATGTTGTCTTTAGGAATTGTGGCCACTTTTGCGGAGATTTATAGTAGTACAAAGTTTAGTTTGACTCATCATGATGCGGAAGAAAGTGATGCCCACGCACACCATAGTCCAGTGCATTATTCACTTTCAAAAATAGAATTGCCAAGTATCTTGTTTTTCTTGGGTATTTTAATGGCGGTAGCGGCATTAGAATCTTTAGGTATTTTGTTTGGTTTTGCGGCCTCTTTACAAGAAAGTATGCCAATGATGGGTACCGAGTTGCACCATGCTGGTGTATCTGATTTGGTAGTGTTATTGTTAGGTGTTGGTTCTGCCGTTATTGATAATGTTCCACTGGTAGCGGCTAGTTTAGGAATGTTTTCAGAACCTATGGACAATGAGCTTTGGCACTTTATTGCTTACTCTGCAGGAACCGGTGGTAGTATGTTAATTATTGGTTCGGCAGCTGGCGTTGTTGCTATGGGTATGGAAAAAATAGATTTCTTTTGGTACTTAAGAAAAATTGCATGGTTGGCATTTGTTGGTTTTTTGGTGGGTGCTGCGGCATTCATGGTAACCAGAACATTGTTCTAA
- a CDS encoding amino acid dehydrogenase codes for MKALLKKYENKSPEIVFHWRDSETEAEGWVVINSLRGGAAGGGTRMRKGLDLDEVLSLAKTMEIKFTVSGPPIGGAKSGVNFDPTDPRKRGVLERWYAVVSPLLKSYYGTGGDLNVDEAHEVIPITEASGVWHPQEGVFNGYFKPTEADKINRIGQLRQGVIKVIENPLYSPSVSRKYTIADMITGFGVAEAVKHYYNIYGGSVKGKRAVVQGFGNVGAAAAFYLAQMGVKIVGIIDATGGLINENGFTLNDINHFFLTKKGNTLVAENLIPFEEINEQIWSLKTEIFAPCAASRLITINQIDEMIDSGLEVVSCGANVPFADKEIFFGPIMEHTDYKISLIPDFISNCGMARVFAYFMERRVLMTDEAIFNDTSNRIKEALQKIYNKNKSKTEISATAFEIALKQII; via the coding sequence ATGAAAGCGTTATTAAAAAAGTACGAAAACAAATCCCCCGAAATAGTCTTCCATTGGAGAGATTCTGAAACAGAAGCCGAAGGCTGGGTGGTTATAAATTCGTTGCGTGGCGGTGCTGCTGGTGGTGGCACCAGAATGCGAAAGGGACTGGATTTGGATGAGGTATTATCTTTGGCAAAAACCATGGAAATTAAATTCACGGTTTCGGGACCGCCCATTGGAGGCGCGAAGTCCGGTGTAAATTTCGACCCCACCGACCCAAGAAAAAGAGGTGTTCTAGAACGATGGTACGCCGTAGTTTCGCCCTTATTAAAAAGTTATTATGGTACTGGAGGCGATTTAAATGTCGATGAAGCTCACGAGGTAATACCCATTACAGAAGCAAGTGGTGTTTGGCATCCGCAAGAAGGGGTTTTTAATGGGTATTTTAAGCCTACCGAAGCCGATAAGATAAACCGAATTGGGCAGTTGCGCCAAGGTGTTATAAAGGTGATTGAAAACCCTTTGTATTCGCCAAGTGTTTCAAGAAAATACACCATAGCCGATATGATAACCGGTTTTGGCGTAGCCGAAGCTGTTAAACACTATTACAATATCTATGGTGGTTCGGTAAAAGGGAAAAGAGCTGTGGTGCAAGGTTTTGGTAATGTTGGAGCTGCAGCAGCCTTTTATTTAGCTCAAATGGGGGTTAAAATAGTAGGCATTATTGATGCAACAGGAGGTTTGATTAATGAAAATGGTTTCACTCTAAATGATATAAATCATTTTTTTCTTACCAAAAAGGGCAATACATTAGTGGCTGAAAATTTAATACCTTTTGAGGAAATTAATGAACAAATATGGTCGTTAAAAACCGAAATATTTGCACCTTGTGCAGCGTCACGATTAATAACCATCAATCAGATAGACGAAATGATTGATAGTGGATTGGAAGTGGTGTCTTGCGGAGCCAATGTTCCTTTTGCCGATAAAGAAATTTTCTTTGGCCCTATTATGGAGCATACCGATTACAAAATAAGCCTTATTCCCGATTTTATATCGAACTGTGGTATGGCTAGGGTTTTTGCTTATTTTATGGAACGCAGGGTGCTGATGACTGATGAAGCTATTTTTAATGACACGTCCAATAGGATTAAAGAAGCATTGCAAAAAATTTACAATAAGAATAAATCAAAAACCGAAATTAGTGCAACAGCCTTTGAAATTGCATTAAAACAAATTATCTAA